A portion of the Calothrix sp. 336/3 genome contains these proteins:
- a CDS encoding DevA family ABC transporter ATP-binding protein, with the protein MQPQPVISIHNLNHYYGKGALKKQILFDINMDIYPGEIVIMTGPSGSGKTTLLSLIGGLRSVQEGSLRFLGDELYRASQTKLVNCRRKIGYIFQAHNLLEFLSARQNVQMAVELNKNISQREAIRKSEAILRSVGLGTRVNYFPDSMSGGQKQRVAIARALVNTPPLVLADEPTAALDKQSGRDVVEIMQRLAKDQGTSILLVTHDNRILDIADRILEMEDGILARQSQTKLQ; encoded by the coding sequence ATGCAACCACAACCAGTTATCTCCATTCATAATCTGAATCACTATTATGGTAAAGGCGCTCTGAAAAAACAAATTTTGTTCGATATTAATATGGATATTTATCCAGGGGAAATTGTAATTATGACAGGTCCCTCTGGTTCAGGAAAAACTACTTTATTAAGTTTAATTGGGGGATTAAGGTCAGTACAAGAAGGTAGTTTACGATTTTTAGGTGATGAATTATATCGTGCCAGTCAAACTAAATTAGTTAATTGTCGGCGCAAAATTGGTTATATTTTTCAAGCACATAACCTCTTAGAATTTCTCAGTGCCAGACAAAATGTGCAAATGGCAGTAGAGTTAAATAAAAATATTTCTCAGAGAGAAGCAATTCGCAAATCAGAGGCAATTCTGCGCTCTGTAGGTTTAGGAACAAGAGTTAATTATTTTCCCGATAGTATGTCTGGAGGACAAAAACAAAGAGTCGCGATCGCCAGAGCTTTAGTCAACACTCCACCCCTAGTTTTAGCCGATGAACCTACCGCAGCACTAGATAAACAATCTGGACGAGATGTGGTAGAAATTATGCAGCGTTTAGCTAAAGACCAAGGTACTTCTATTTTATTAGTAACTCACGACAATCGTATTTTAGATATTGCCGACCGCATTTTAGAAATGGAAGATGGTATCCTTGCCCGTCAATCTCAAACTAAATTACAATAA
- the devC gene encoding ABC transporter permease DevC, translated as MLKRLFSQLRQILPDIFNLNDKIPLAWLQLKREKTRLAVALAGIAFADILMFMQLGFQDSLYFSNVRFHTSLKGDIVLINPQSSALLSMKPISQRRLYRAMDLKSVASVSPVYIDYTSWKNPVTGIPRNLLVIGINPENDILDLPGLKENIDKIKLSDVVLFDRSSRTEYGPIVKDFESGKIVTAEVRRRLVTVGGLFNLGTSFGADGNLITSDINFLRLFPIRQQGLIDLGLIKLKPGYNADEVAEELRKYFTSDILVLTKEQYINKERTFWATSTAIGFIFTLGTIMGFIVGTVIVYQILYTEVADHLVEYATLKAIGYTQKYLLIVILQEAFILALLGYIPGFFVSMLLYKTAREATLLPIYMSALRSFQVLILTIIMCFISGAIAVKKLRYADPADIF; from the coding sequence ATGCTGAAGCGACTATTTTCTCAACTGCGACAAATCCTGCCAGATATTTTCAATCTCAATGATAAAATCCCCCTAGCTTGGCTACAACTAAAACGTGAGAAAACCCGCCTTGCTGTTGCCTTGGCTGGTATTGCCTTTGCGGATATCCTTATGTTTATGCAATTAGGATTCCAAGATTCTCTCTATTTTAGTAACGTCAGATTTCATACTAGTTTAAAAGGAGATATTGTTTTAATTAATCCTCAATCTAGCGCCTTACTTTCCATGAAACCAATTTCTCAAAGGCGCTTATATCGAGCCATGGATTTAAAATCTGTTGCTTCTGTTTCTCCAGTTTATATTGATTATACAAGTTGGAAAAATCCAGTCACCGGAATTCCGCGTAACCTATTAGTTATTGGGATTAATCCTGAAAATGACATTTTAGATTTACCTGGATTAAAGGAAAATATCGATAAAATCAAATTATCAGATGTTGTCTTATTTGATAGGTCTTCTCGTACAGAATATGGTCCCATTGTCAAAGATTTTGAGTCAGGTAAAATAGTCACTGCGGAAGTCAGAAGAAGACTTGTAACAGTAGGTGGACTGTTTAATTTAGGTACATCTTTCGGTGCAGATGGAAATTTAATTACTAGCGATATTAATTTTTTACGCTTATTTCCGATTCGACAGCAGGGATTAATTGACCTAGGTTTAATTAAATTGAAACCTGGATATAATGCGGATGAAGTTGCAGAGGAACTGAGAAAGTATTTCACCTCTGATATTTTAGTTTTAACCAAGGAACAGTATATCAACAAGGAAAGGACTTTTTGGGCAACTAGTACTGCCATTGGTTTCATTTTCACCCTGGGAACAATTATGGGTTTTATTGTTGGAACCGTGATTGTTTATCAAATTTTATATACAGAAGTTGCAGACCATTTAGTGGAATATGCGACCTTAAAAGCTATCGGATATACACAAAAATATTTGTTAATCGTGATACTGCAAGAAGCTTTTATTCTCGCTTTATTAGGATATATTCCTGGATTTTTTGTTTCTATGCTGCTCTATAAAACTGCCAGAGAAGCGACACTATTACCTATATATATGAGTGCATTAAGAAGCTTCCAAGTCTTAATATTGACAATTATTATGTGTTTCATTTCCGGGGCGATCGCCGTGAAGAAATTACGTTATGCAGACCCCGCAGATATTTTCTAA
- a CDS encoding HlyD family efflux transporter periplasmic adaptor subunit encodes MSRVREESNSQESRKKPVESDRRWLGIAIAIPLVIATGVLSVAKIEQLRKVDTPVSNQPSVTTINALGRIEPRGEVVKLSAPTGAAGRVEQLLVREGEKVRKGQVIAILDSFAGNKAAVEEARAKLQESRANFVSIRTGSPKDIQAQGSVISRLQAQLRGEREAQQATINRLEAQLQGQREVLKATVRRVGAEQRNAEVDAQRYDYLYKAGAISQQERDRRRLSATSSSEQLAESKANRQQTIATLQQQIVEARVNRDKTIATLQQQIEEERTRLSKIEQVNPSNVQIAQAQVNNAIALMRKAEAQLRLSYVMSPINGEILKIYTKAGEIMTANGIAEIGRTDQMIVVAEVPEDSISKIRLGQTANISSENNAFNGTLQGTVAEIGRKIGKKDVLNNDPAADVDARVVEVKIALSPGDSEKVSGLTYAKVVVAINL; translated from the coding sequence ATGTCAAGGGTGAGAGAGGAGTCAAATTCCCAAGAGTCAAGAAAAAAACCAGTTGAAAGCGATCGCCGATGGTTGGGGATTGCGATCGCCATTCCCCTGGTAATCGCTACGGGAGTTCTCTCTGTTGCCAAAATAGAGCAACTACGCAAAGTGGATACACCAGTTAGTAACCAACCATCAGTCACTACTATTAACGCTTTGGGACGTATCGAACCCCGTGGTGAAGTTGTCAAGTTATCAGCACCCACAGGAGCAGCAGGAAGAGTTGAGCAGTTACTTGTTAGGGAAGGAGAAAAAGTCAGAAAAGGTCAAGTTATTGCCATTTTAGATAGTTTTGCTGGCAACAAAGCTGCGGTGGAAGAAGCTAGGGCAAAGTTACAAGAATCTCGTGCTAATTTCGTCAGTATCCGAACTGGTTCACCTAAGGATATTCAAGCTCAAGGTTCGGTGATTTCTCGTCTACAAGCTCAACTTCGGGGAGAAAGGGAAGCACAACAAGCAACAATTAATCGTTTAGAGGCACAATTACAAGGGCAGAGAGAAGTATTAAAAGCTACAGTTCGACGAGTTGGTGCAGAGCAACGGAATGCTGAAGTGGATGCACAACGTTATGATTATCTCTACAAAGCAGGAGCAATTTCTCAACAGGAACGGGATAGAAGACGTTTGAGTGCAACTAGTAGCTCGGAGCAATTAGCTGAAAGTAAAGCTAATCGACAACAAACTATTGCTACGTTGCAGCAGCAAATTGTCGAAGCAAGGGTTAATAGAGATAAAACAATTGCCACCTTGCAACAGCAAATTGAAGAAGAACGCACCAGATTAAGCAAGATTGAGCAAGTTAATCCTAGCAATGTCCAGATAGCACAAGCACAGGTAAATAACGCGATCGCTCTGATGCGAAAAGCAGAAGCACAACTACGTTTAAGTTATGTGATGTCACCAATTAATGGGGAAATTCTCAAAATTTATACCAAAGCAGGAGAAATAATGACTGCTAATGGTATCGCCGAAATTGGACGCACTGATCAAATGATAGTTGTGGCAGAAGTCCCTGAAGATTCTATTAGTAAAATTCGCCTCGGTCAAACTGCTAATATTTCCAGTGAAAATAATGCTTTTAATGGGACATTACAGGGTACTGTGGCAGAAATTGGCAGAAAAATTGGGAAAAAAGATGTCTTAAATAATGACCCCGCAGCAGATGTTGATGCCAGAGTTGTTGAGGTGAAAATTGCCCTTTCTCCTGGGGATAGTGAAAAGGTTTCTGGACTAACCTATGCCAAGGTCGTAGTAGCAATTAATCTGTAA